Genomic window (Candidatus Neomarinimicrobiota bacterium):
GCAAGTATCAAGGATCAAGTAACAAGGATCAAGTAACAAGGATCAAGGATCAAGTAACAAGAATCAAGGAACCAGTTAACCAGTCAACACTCACCACTTACCAATTCTCCTCCTCCGCAGGAGACCCTGCGGGTCAAAGGAGTTCCTACGGAACAGTTCTCCATTCTCAATAGTCAATTGTCAATAATCAATATTCAATTCCCATCACGTATCACTTGTTTCCCGCTCTCGCGATGGGAGGGCCGACTTGTCCCTGTAGATCAAAGCAGCAGGTATAACGATGACGTACCCGAGAAAGAGCAAGATGGGGGCAATCGTCAGGGCCTGAACACTGTTTACCTTGCCCGTGGCCATAACTACGTATCCCGTGATAATCATCAAAAGCCCGATTCCAAATACGAGATAATTCTTTTTTGTGAAAGTCCATCTTTCGAACAATTTTGGCGTGGATGAGGCTGCTTTTTTCGACATGACCGACGAGAATATACGATCTGGCCCAAGAGATTTCAAAGCCAATTCCCGACGGAAAATCCGTTGGTAGAGCTTTACAAAACCCCTAAATTCGGACCCCCCAATTATGGTAAGAATACTCGATTCGAATCTCAGCCACGTTGCCGGATCCCTTCTTTCCCTCGCGATCTTTGCCGGGATCGCATTCTATGGGCTTGTCGTCTACTGGCCGCAGCCCGGTCAGAATGAGCCCAAAAAGATTGAAGTCCCCAGCGGATCATCGCTTGAGGAAATCGCGGAATTGCTCCACGACAATAGTATCGTCGACGTCACAAA
Coding sequences:
- a CDS encoding DUF3098 domain-containing protein, producing the protein MKSLGPDRIFSSVMSKKAASSTPKLFERWTFTKKNYLVFGIGLLMIITGYVVMATGKVNSVQALTIAPILLFLGYVIVIPAALIYRDKSALPSRERETSDT